GACGCGAGCCTGGTAATCCGTCATGAGCTGGCGCATCAGCTCGCGGATCAGCTCCGCGCGTGACCCGAAGTGGTAGTTCAGGCTGCCGATGGCGACGCCGGCGCGCGCCGCGATCCGCGCCACCGATGTCTTCTGGAAGCCCGACTCGCCGGCCTCCTCGAGGGCGGCCGCCAGGATGCGTTCCCGGGTAGTCCGCGACTTCGCGTACCCCGAAGTCGGGGCTTCGGCTTCGACGGTCTCGGACGGGGGCAGAGACGAGGCTTGGCTCACGGGTGAATATTGAACCGATTTTCAAAATCTTGCAAGAAAGAAACGGGCCCTGGCTCCCAAGGGTCGGAAAAGACGAGCCAGGTCGAGGGCTTGCTCGAGAGGCCCGGGTTCCAGAGTGGGCCCGGCGGACGCCACGCCGCCCCGATTCGAGGCGTCCGCGACCGCGATCGTGGTGCTCCTCGCGGTCGCGGCGCGGCTCGACTTCTCACGGGAACACGCCGCGCCGGCGTTTCGCCTCGGCCACCCTGCCAATGCCGAGCATCATGGCGGCCGTGCGCAGATCGACCCCTTCGCTCTTCGATCGCTCCAACACGCTGTGGAAGGCGCGCTGCATGAGCGTGATCAGGCGGTCGTTCACCTCCTCCTCGCTCCAGAAGAACTGCTGCACCCCCTGAACCCATTCGAAGTAGGAAACCGTGACACCGCCGGCGTTGGCGAGGATGTCGGGCACCATCATCACGCCGCGTGCGTTCAGGATGGCTTCGGCTTCGAGACTCGTCGGGCCATTCGCGGCTTCGACGACGGCCCGACACCGCAGCCGGTCGGCGTTCTGTTCGGTGATCTGGTTCTGCACGGCGGCGGGGATCAGGATCTCGCACGGCAGCTCGAGCAGCGCGTCGTTGTCGATCGGCTCTGCGCCCGGGAAGCCCTCCAGGTACTGGTGCTCTTCCACCCAGCGTTCCACTTGCTCGATGTCCAGACCCGCCTCGCGAACCAGACCCCCTTTGACGTCGGAGATCCCGATGATGGTTGCGCCGAGGTGCCACGCGATGCGAGCGGCGGCGCGTCCGACCTGGCCGAACCCCTGGATCACCACCCGTGCACCCTCGAGCGGAATCGAGAGCGCTCGACACGTCTCGACCACGCAGCTCACGACCCCTCGGCCCGTCGCCTCGGCTCGCCCATGGGAGCCCCCCACCTCGATGGGCTTGCCGGTCACGACGCCCGGCACCGCGTGCCCTTTCTGTTGGGAGTAGGTGTCGAGGATCCACGCCATCGTCTGCTGGTCGGTGCCGAGGTCCGGGGCGGGGATGTCGCGATCGGGACCGATCATGTCGATGATCTCGGACGTGTAGCGACGCGTGATGCGCTGGAGCTCGGTCCGCGAGAGATCGCGCGGATTGATGCGCACCCCGCCCTTCGCCCCGCCGAAGGGCAGCCCCATCAGGCCACACTTCCAGGTCATCCACATGGCAAGTGCCGTGACCTGCCCGAGTCCGACGTCGAGGTCGTACCGAAGACCTCCCTTCGTCGGACCCATGGTGAGCAGGTGTTGCACCCGGTACCCGTACACCGTCTCGACGGTGTCGTAGTTGTCGCGTCGGAACGGGAACGAGACGACCAGGGCTCGCTGGGGCGAGCGCAGTCGCTCCCAGATGTTGTCGTCGAGCTGCATGCGCCCCGCGGTGCGATCGAGCTGGGCGACCGCGAGGTCGTGCATGCCCGAGGCCCATTCCGCCGGGGGGTTGGGTGCCGTCGCCGTGCGGTCTGCCGTCTCGTCCATGTCCCCTCCTTGTGTGTTCGGGAGCATGCCGCACCGGGCCAGACGAGAGGATGGGTGTGTCGCCACTCTCTCCCGCTCGGATAGGGTCGGTTCGATGCAATTCGACGATCCGCGCGCAGCCGGAGCACTCGAGGACGCCGAGCACGCACGCCAGCGTGCCTACGCACCCTATTCGCGCTTCAAGATGGGCGCCGCGGTGGTGACCGAGCGGAACGAGGTCGTTCCCGGGGCCCTGGTCGAGAACGTGTCGCTCGGGCTCGCCATGTGCGCGGAGCGGACCGCGTTGTTCTCGGTCGTCGCGCAGGGGCTCGGCCGGCCGGAGGTCTTGGCGCTGGCGGCGCCCCGCACCTCGGGCGAACTCACCTGGCCCTGCGGCGCGTGTCTCCAGGTGGGCCTCGAGCTCGGCGGTCGAGACCTGCTCATTCTCGTTTCGGATGGCAAGGGAACCTCGGCGCAGGCCCGGCTCCACGAGCTGGCCGTGCAGTTGCCCTTCAAGGGAGCGCGCTAGCCGCGCTGCGCAGCGCCGATTCGCGGGTCCGGCCGGGGGTTCCTAGAGCGCCGGCGCG
This window of the Myxococcota bacterium genome carries:
- a CDS encoding Glu/Leu/Phe/Val dehydrogenase, translated to MDETADRTATAPNPPAEWASGMHDLAVAQLDRTAGRMQLDDNIWERLRSPQRALVVSFPFRRDNYDTVETVYGYRVQHLLTMGPTKGGLRYDLDVGLGQVTALAMWMTWKCGLMGLPFGGAKGGVRINPRDLSRTELQRITRRYTSEIIDMIGPDRDIPAPDLGTDQQTMAWILDTYSQQKGHAVPGVVTGKPIEVGGSHGRAEATGRGVVSCVVETCRALSIPLEGARVVIQGFGQVGRAAARIAWHLGATIIGISDVKGGLVREAGLDIEQVERWVEEHQYLEGFPGAEPIDNDALLELPCEILIPAAVQNQITEQNADRLRCRAVVEAANGPTSLEAEAILNARGVMMVPDILANAGGVTVSYFEWVQGVQQFFWSEEEVNDRLITLMQRAFHSVLERSKSEGVDLRTAAMMLGIGRVAEAKRRRGVFP
- a CDS encoding cytidine deaminase, which gives rise to MQFDDPRAAGALEDAEHARQRAYAPYSRFKMGAAVVTERNEVVPGALVENVSLGLAMCAERTALFSVVAQGLGRPEVLALAAPRTSGELTWPCGACLQVGLELGGRDLLILVSDGKGTSAQARLHELAVQLPFKGAR